A window from Thiohalomonas denitrificans encodes these proteins:
- a CDS encoding N-acetylmuramoyl-L-alanine amidase: MRWFKVLCTFVLLLFGTSGFAQERIDGLRAWPAPDHTRLVFDLSGPVKHKLFTLSNPERVVIDIEDAALTTSLKDRDFGKLLKGIRSGIRNETDLRVVLDLDEETRPKSFALSPNDQYGHRLVIDLEKSGGSSPVRRLNQVARAREVLVAIDAGHGGEDPGASGPSGVREKSVVLAIARKLASLINKEPGMRAILTRDGDYYLSLLKRVEKARQANADLFVSIHADAFRDSRVKGASVFILSNNGASSEHARLLAHKENSSDLIGGVSLDGKDNLLASVLLDLSQTASNEASYHVAEQVLRDIKQVGKIHKRKVERAAFRVLKAPDIPSLLIETAFISNPSDERALVSPDHQYKMARAIKNGIHNYFQQYPPPGTLMAERQTHVIARGDTLSEIARQYRVSADAIRSFNGLSNNTIRVGQVLQIPGGG, translated from the coding sequence ATGCGCTGGTTCAAAGTGCTATGCACGTTTGTTCTGCTGCTGTTCGGTACCTCAGGCTTCGCCCAGGAACGGATAGATGGATTGCGAGCGTGGCCGGCACCCGATCACACCCGCCTTGTTTTCGATCTGAGCGGTCCGGTAAAGCATAAACTCTTCACCCTCTCCAACCCCGAGCGGGTGGTCATCGATATCGAAGACGCCGCCTTGACCACTTCCCTGAAAGACAGAGATTTCGGAAAGTTGCTGAAAGGCATTCGCTCCGGCATCCGTAACGAAACCGATTTGCGTGTCGTCCTGGATCTGGATGAAGAGACGCGGCCCAAGAGTTTCGCACTGAGCCCGAATGACCAGTACGGACATCGGCTGGTGATCGACCTGGAAAAATCCGGGGGATCATCGCCTGTGCGGCGATTGAATCAGGTAGCCCGTGCGCGAGAAGTGCTGGTGGCCATCGATGCCGGTCATGGCGGCGAGGACCCGGGGGCCTCGGGGCCTAGCGGGGTTCGGGAAAAGAGCGTGGTTCTGGCGATTGCCCGCAAACTGGCCAGTCTGATCAACAAAGAACCGGGAATGCGGGCAATTCTGACCCGGGATGGCGATTACTATCTCAGTCTGCTCAAGCGGGTGGAAAAGGCGCGGCAGGCCAATGCTGACCTGTTTGTTTCCATCCATGCCGATGCCTTCCGGGATTCGCGCGTGAAGGGTGCTTCGGTTTTCATACTCTCCAATAACGGCGCTTCGAGTGAACACGCCCGACTACTCGCCCATAAAGAGAACTCGTCGGACCTTATCGGTGGTGTCAGCCTCGACGGCAAGGATAATCTACTTGCCTCCGTGCTCCTCGATCTGTCGCAGACCGCGAGTAATGAAGCTAGCTATCACGTCGCTGAACAGGTTCTCCGTGACATCAAACAGGTCGGAAAGATCCACAAGCGCAAGGTGGAGCGTGCGGCGTTTCGGGTTCTGAAGGCTCCCGATATTCCCTCCCTGCTGATAGAAACTGCCTTCATTTCCAACCCTTCCGATGAGCGTGCACTGGTCTCGCCGGATCATCAGTATAAAATGGCGCGAGCCATTAAAAACGGTATTCACAACTATTTTCAGCAGTATCCTCCGCCCGGCACGCTAATGGCCGAACGCCAGACTCATGTGATCGCCCGTGGCGATACGCTGTCCGAGATCGCCCGTCAGTATCGTGTCAGTGCCGATGCCATCCGCAGCTTCAACGGCCTCAGCAACAACACCATCCGTGTCGGACAGGTTTTGCAGATCCCTGGTGGTGGATAA
- the tsaE gene encoding tRNA (adenosine(37)-N6)-threonylcarbamoyltransferase complex ATPase subunit type 1 TsaE, producing the protein MSEQNVSEYSVASGDAMMTFGERLARCSPAPLTVYLYGELGAGKTTLVRGFLGGLQFTGAVKSPTYTLVEPYPTEPPVYHFDLYRLGDPEELEFLGIRDYFEGDTVRLIEWPERGAGVLPAPDVEILIEYAGTGRHLTLRAYTEAARRLITCLNYQ; encoded by the coding sequence ATGAGTGAGCAAAACGTGAGTGAATACTCCGTCGCGTCAGGGGATGCAATGATGACGTTCGGGGAGCGTCTGGCCAGGTGTTCGCCTGCACCGCTGACCGTCTACCTGTATGGCGAGCTGGGGGCGGGAAAGACCACGCTGGTGCGCGGCTTTCTGGGCGGGCTGCAATTTACCGGGGCCGTCAAGAGCCCGACCTACACACTGGTTGAACCCTATCCAACCGAACCGCCGGTCTATCATTTCGATCTCTACCGCCTCGGCGATCCCGAAGAGCTGGAGTTTCTCGGAATCCGTGACTATTTCGAGGGCGACACGGTGCGTTTGATCGAATGGCCTGAGCGGGGCGCGGGTGTATTGCCGGCGCCTGACGTGGAAATACTCATTGAATACGCCGGGACGGGACGTCACCTGACGTTGCGGGCCTATACGGAGGCTGCGCGGCGATTGATCACCTGTTTGAACTACCAGTAA